The DNA segment AATAATTATATGAATTTCAAATATACCCCTGATAAGTATTATTTGAAATCCATAACCCAAATCTATTTTCGAATCAAATCTATCCATTCAAGCGCAATCTCGTTAGTGACGTCTCCAGAAAAGTCAGGTACCAGGCGTAAGAAGTCGTCCATTACATCGACTGCAATTGCATCCGCAGCAGCTGTAGTTGCATCCCACTGCATAGAAATAGCTGAGGATATGGGAGCAGATCATGAGCAAATCTTGTGAGCTGTGAATCCAGCTATCAATTCGAGGACCAATGGCGATATCATGACACTAACTGCTGGAGCTGCTACAGGTATCAATTGTTGATTCAAGAAACACAAGAAtgtctttcttcttcttttataaTAAATCTGATTAGATACCTTAATAGACGAATTGATCATATTTGATCTGAATAAAACTATGCAGTTTGCAGGATTATACGTCTAGAATCATGGTACAATTTGATTTACATAGCTATAGTAAATCATGCGATATATAGGATATGAAATGCCTGAAAGAAATATAAAACATATGATGAATTTACTGTTTTATTTGAAATACTAATAAGTCATAGGTAATGGTACGGCTCTAAGAGGTGTTGCAACATTAAAGATATATAAAACATATGATGAATTTACTGTCTTATTTGAAATACAAATAAGTCATAGGTAATGGTACAGCTCTAAGAGGTGTTGCAACATTAAAGATATATAAATTCTGGGAAACAAGACTCAGAATTCATCCTCTTCTTCTGCAAGATTTCTTTCCCCTTTCAATGGACCATAAGCGTTGCTACAAACAAGATAATACAACATATTAGCCATGCTCAACCCCGCAAGAACCAAGTAGTAATAATCATAGTGACCCTCGTCAATATCGCTCGAAATCCAGCTCTTGTGGCCACGTTCTTTTGAGATCATATCAACACAATTCAGTATAAAACTTGCAACCAAATTCGCCATGGCCAGCCCAATCCAGTTCAGTGTTGCTGCTATGCTCCACATACTTCTCGGAAGTTCCGAAAAATAGAACTCGTTTTGTGCGATGGCGTTGGAAGCCTCTGCAAAACCTGTGAGGCAATATTGCGGTATCAGCCACATTGCTGACATGTTGGCAGCAACTACTGTTCGCCGGATGCTTTCAACTGCAGCGGTAACCAACATGGCAGTAAATGAAAGAAATACTCCGAATCCCATTCTTGTTTTAGTACTGATCCGAACCTGCCGTCCCCTAACTCTGGATGCTAATGGAAGAAACACACGATCGTAGAGAAGGACCCATATTATGACGGATAGGACTGTCAATGTGTTAAATGAGGCCGCAGGAAACTCAAAAGACGATATTTTTCGGTTCATTGATGCGGCCTGGAGTACTGGAAATGAGGCCTGGCTAATGTTTACATACATTATCATTCCTGAACACCATATCGGGATTACTCGTATTAGTGATTTGAGCTCCTCGACCTGATCTACCGTGCAGAGATTCCACGAATCTGTACCGAATCCATTTGCTGTTGTGTCGCCCTGTGGATCTTTAACTATGCAAGCCTTGTTGAGAAACCTGAAAACATTCAAAATAATGATAATCCCATTCAAAATTTCTCGTGTTAATATTTCCAAAAGTTCAAAAGTTTCGCACTCTAATTTCATCGATTGTCCATTTATCCCCCTCCATAGAATCACTGGATCCATCCTTATTAGCTCAGCGCATGAAAGAGGGTAAAGATAAATCTCATCACTCCGAATCTCACACACCTGAGTTTCTGACTGGGAGGAATATTTGATGAGCCGTTCTTGTAATGATACAAGACATCTGTCCCATCAGAGAGTTTGAGATGCCGGTTTCTGCAAGAAGCAACAAGGACCTTAGCAAAATCCGTTACTAAGCTTGTTTCACACTTCGGTTTGATGTACCATAAGGAAGCTGAGAAGAACACAAACACGGCGAGCAACAACAGCAAGGCGGGGACGGCAAAGCCAACTCTCCATCCCAAGTTGTCTTGAATGTAAACGACACATGTTAACGCAATGAGGACGGAGAAAGTGAAGGACACATAGTACCAGCTGAAATAGCTATCTTTTACACGTGATGTCTTCTTGAATTTTCCTTTTCTGAGTTGATTTGCACCAAAGGCTAAACACGAGGAACGGATTCCTCCAGCTCCGATGGAAATTAGGCCGAGCGAGCTGCACAAGAGCACAAACTGGGGGAACGTGGGGGAGCAGCTATGGGTACTGGATTCATCACATGGAGGTGGTTTTGCATTTGGGATCATCGTAGTTGACCACAGAAGAATCGAACCCTGCAATTATGTAGTCGACCAAACAAGCATTTAGTTCAAACAATGAATCGAATTATTGACATTGAAATCATTTAAAAACTGAATGTTTCACACTGTTCGCCATATAAGAAGATACAACAATAATAACGACGAAAGCAAATAAATGCCTTAAACAGTCCAAATCAAAGTTTCAATTATGATCAAGTTCAGAAAAACACAAGTATTTTGAACTTCCTCTTCCTCACCGGTTTTTCAAGGCATCCAATGAAAAAAAGTTTCAAATTTTGTTCATAACTCTCATATCAAGTAAATTAGGTACTAAACAAGAAAGAAAATTACCAGAAAGCAAATTATGGTTCCCAGTCCAATGGTATAAAATTGTCCCAAGAAAGAATCTGAAATGATAGCCCAGATAATTTGCATGAAATTTGTTGCTGAGGACCAAAGAAACAATACATTTGACGCAGTAGTCATTCCCATATGATACTGTCCCATCAAATAAACTGTCATATTTGGAGTCAGCCCATACGTTGCTATCTTCT comes from the Henckelia pumila isolate YLH828 chromosome 1, ASM3356847v2, whole genome shotgun sequence genome and includes:
- the LOC140874901 gene encoding protein NRT1/ PTR FAMILY 1.2-like isoform X2, whose amino-acid sequence is MMEEGEEEPLLELGSCTNGEDHDDDYDNNKGGFRTLPFIIGADGLEKIATYGLTPNMTVYLMGQYHMGMTTASNVLFLWSSATNFMQIIWAIISDSFLGQFYTIGLGTIICFLGSILLWSTTMIPNAKPPPCDESSTHSCSPTFPQFVLLCSSLGLISIGAGGIRSSCLAFGANQLRKGKFKKTSRVKDSYFSWYYVSFTFSVLIALTCVVYIQDNLGWRVGFAVPALLLLLAVNRHLKLSDGTDVLYHYKNGSSNIPPSQKLRFLNKACIVKDPQGDTTANGFGTDSWNLCTVDQVEELKSLIRVIPIWCSGMIMYVNISQASFPVLQAASMNRKISSFEFPAASFNTLTVLSVIIWVLLYDRVFLPLASRVRGRQVRISTKTRMGFGVFLSFTAMLVTAAVESIRRTVVAANMSAMWLIPQYCLTGFAEASNAIAQNEFYFSELPRSMWSIAATLNWIGLAMANLVASFILNCVDMISKERGHKSWISSDIDEGHYDYYYLVLAGLSMANMLYYLVCSNAYGPLKGERNLAEEEDEF
- the LOC140874901 gene encoding protein NRT1/ PTR FAMILY 1.2-like isoform X1, with translation MMEEGEEEPLLELGSCTNGEDHDDDYDNNKGGFRTLPFIIGADGLEKIATYGLTPNMTVYLMGQYHMGMTTASNVLFLWSSATNFMQIIWAIISDSFLGQFYTIGLGTIICFLGSILLWSTTMIPNAKPPPCDESSTHSCSPTFPQFVLLCSSLGLISIGAGGIRSSCLAFGANQLRKGKFKKTSRVKDSYFSWYYVSFTFSVLIALTCVVYIQDNLGWRVGFAVPALLLLLAVFVFFSASLWYIKPKCETSLVTDFAKVLVASCRNRHLKLSDGTDVLYHYKNGSSNIPPSQKLRFLNKACIVKDPQGDTTANGFGTDSWNLCTVDQVEELKSLIRVIPIWCSGMIMYVNISQASFPVLQAASMNRKISSFEFPAASFNTLTVLSVIIWVLLYDRVFLPLASRVRGRQVRISTKTRMGFGVFLSFTAMLVTAAVESIRRTVVAANMSAMWLIPQYCLTGFAEASNAIAQNEFYFSELPRSMWSIAATLNWIGLAMANLVASFILNCVDMISKERGHKSWISSDIDEGHYDYYYLVLAGLSMANMLYYLVCSNAYGPLKGERNLAEEEDEF